The following proteins are co-located in the Serinus canaria isolate serCan28SL12 chromosome 17, serCan2020, whole genome shotgun sequence genome:
- the ANGPTL2 gene encoding angiopoietin-related protein 2 isoform X1, with translation MMTRRFICLILVTVVGVTTSETQEFEGNDKEKAQEFIYMNRYKRSSDTQDKCTYTFIVPQQRVTGAICVNSKEPEVLLENRVNKQELQLLNNELLKQKRQIETLQQLVEVDGGIVNEVKLLRKESRNMNSRVTQLYMQLLHEIIRKRDNALELSQLENKILNQTADMLQLANKYKDLEHKYQHLMSIANNQTIIIAQLEEHCQRMPSIKPLPQTPQPPIKVYQPPTYNRINNQISTNEIQSDQNLKVLPPTLPTMPAVTSIPTSTDKPSGPWRDCLQALEDGHDTSSIYLVKPENTNQLMQVWCDQRHDPGGWTVIQRRLDGSVNFFRNWETYKQGFGNIDGEYWLGLENIYWLTNQGNYKLLITMEDWSGRKVFAEYASFRLEPESEYYKLRLGRYNGNAGDSFTWHNGKQFTTLDRDHDVYTGNCAHYQKGGWWYNACAHSNLNGVWYRGGHYRSRYQDGVYWAEFRGGSYSLKRVVMMIRPNPNTFH, from the exons ATGATGACAAGAAGATTCATCTGTTTAATACTAGTAACTGTTGTGGGAGTTACTACAAGTGAAACGCAGGAATTTGAAGGCAATGACAAGGAAAAAGCTCAAGAATTCATTTATATGAATAGATATAAGCGTTCCAGTGACACACAGGACAAATGCACTTACACCTTTATTGTACCTCAGCAGAGAGTGACAGGTGCCATTTGTGTTAATTCTAAGGAGCCTGAAGTTCTGCTTGAAAACAGGGTAAATAAACAAGAATTACAGTTACTTAACAATGAACTTCTTAAACAAAAGAGACAAATAGAAACTCTCCAGCAATTGGTAGAGGTGGATGGTGGAATTGTTAATGAAGTTAAACTCTTaagaaaagagagcagaaataTGAATTCTCGTGTCACACAACTCTACATGCAACTATTACATGAAATTATCCGAAAACGTGATAACGCCTTAGAACTTTCTCAActtgaaaataagattttgaaCCAAACTGCAGACATGCTGCAGCTTGCAAACAAATACAAAGACTTAGAGCACAAGTATCAGCATTTGATGTCAATTGCCAATAATCAGACAATAATAATTGCCCAGCTGGAAGAACACTGTCAAAGAATGCCATCCATAAAGCCACTGCCACAAACTCCACAACCACCAATTAAAGTGTATCAGCCTCCTACTTACAATCGCATTAATAACCAGATATCTACTAATGAGATTCAAAGTGATCAGAACTTAAAGGTTCTGCCACCTACTTTACCAACCATGCCTGCAGTTACTAGTATTCCAACTTCAACTGATAAACCATCTG GGCCCTGGAGAGACTGTCTACAAGCATTAGAAGACGGCCATGACACAAGCTCCATCTATCTtgtaaaaccagaaaacacaaaccagcTTATGCAGGTCTGGTGTGACCAACGGCACGACCCCGGTGGCTGGACTGTCATTCAGAGACGGCTGGACGGCTCTGTCAACTTTTTCAGGAACTGGGAAACATACAAG CAAGGATTTGGTAATATAGATGGAGAATATTGGCTTGGATTAGAAAACATTTATTGGTTAACAAATCAAGGCAACTACAAATTGCTCATAACAATGGAAGACTGGTCAGGTCGAAAAGTGTTTGCTGAGTATGCCAGCTTCAGACTGGAGCCAGAGAGTGAGTACTACAAGCTGAGACTGGGACGCTACAATGGCAACGCGGGAGATTCTTTCACTTGGCACAACGGCAAACAGTTCACCACGCTAGACCGGGACCACGACGTATATACAG GTAACTGTGCTCATTACCAGAAGGGAGGATGGTGGTACAATGCATGTGCTCACTCAAATCTCAATGGAGTCTGGTATCGTGGAGGACACTACCGCAGTCGATACCAGGATGGTGTTTACTGGGCTGAATTCCGGGGAGGATCATATTCACTAAAGAGAGTTGTTATGATGATAAGACCTAACCCTAAcacatttcactga
- the ANGPTL2 gene encoding angiopoietin-related protein 2 isoform X2, whose amino-acid sequence MMTRRFICLILVTVVGVTTSETQEFEGNDKEKAQEFIYMNRYKRSSDTQDKCTYTFIVPQQRVTGAICVNSKEPEVLLENRVNKQELQLLNNELLKQKRQIETLQQLVEVDGGIVNEVKLLRKESRNMNSRVTQLYMQLLHEIIRKRDNALELSQLENKILNQTADMLQLANKYKDLEHKYQHLMSIANNQTIIIAQLEEHCQRMPSIKPLPQTPQPPIKVYQPPTYNRINNQISTNEIQSDQNLKVLPPTLPTMPAVTSIPTSTDKPSGPWRDCLQALEDGHDTSSIYLVKPENTNQLMQVWCDQRHDPGGWTVIQRRLDGSVNFFRNWETYKQGFGNIDGEYWLGLENIYWLTNQGNYKLLITMEDWSGRKVFAEYASFRLEPESEYYKLRLGRYNGNAGDSFTWHNGKQFTTLDRDHDVYTGSTLNVHPLPLEKGYRTEMVPRQVVKDAKA is encoded by the exons ATGATGACAAGAAGATTCATCTGTTTAATACTAGTAACTGTTGTGGGAGTTACTACAAGTGAAACGCAGGAATTTGAAGGCAATGACAAGGAAAAAGCTCAAGAATTCATTTATATGAATAGATATAAGCGTTCCAGTGACACACAGGACAAATGCACTTACACCTTTATTGTACCTCAGCAGAGAGTGACAGGTGCCATTTGTGTTAATTCTAAGGAGCCTGAAGTTCTGCTTGAAAACAGGGTAAATAAACAAGAATTACAGTTACTTAACAATGAACTTCTTAAACAAAAGAGACAAATAGAAACTCTCCAGCAATTGGTAGAGGTGGATGGTGGAATTGTTAATGAAGTTAAACTCTTaagaaaagagagcagaaataTGAATTCTCGTGTCACACAACTCTACATGCAACTATTACATGAAATTATCCGAAAACGTGATAACGCCTTAGAACTTTCTCAActtgaaaataagattttgaaCCAAACTGCAGACATGCTGCAGCTTGCAAACAAATACAAAGACTTAGAGCACAAGTATCAGCATTTGATGTCAATTGCCAATAATCAGACAATAATAATTGCCCAGCTGGAAGAACACTGTCAAAGAATGCCATCCATAAAGCCACTGCCACAAACTCCACAACCACCAATTAAAGTGTATCAGCCTCCTACTTACAATCGCATTAATAACCAGATATCTACTAATGAGATTCAAAGTGATCAGAACTTAAAGGTTCTGCCACCTACTTTACCAACCATGCCTGCAGTTACTAGTATTCCAACTTCAACTGATAAACCATCTG GGCCCTGGAGAGACTGTCTACAAGCATTAGAAGACGGCCATGACACAAGCTCCATCTATCTtgtaaaaccagaaaacacaaaccagcTTATGCAGGTCTGGTGTGACCAACGGCACGACCCCGGTGGCTGGACTGTCATTCAGAGACGGCTGGACGGCTCTGTCAACTTTTTCAGGAACTGGGAAACATACAAG CAAGGATTTGGTAATATAGATGGAGAATATTGGCTTGGATTAGAAAACATTTATTGGTTAACAAATCAAGGCAACTACAAATTGCTCATAACAATGGAAGACTGGTCAGGTCGAAAAGTGTTTGCTGAGTATGCCAGCTTCAGACTGGAGCCAGAGAGTGAGTACTACAAGCTGAGACTGGGACGCTACAATGGCAACGCGGGAGATTCTTTCACTTGGCACAACGGCAAACAGTTCACCACGCTAGACCGGGACCACGACGTATATACAG